Genomic window (Cenarchaeum symbiont of Oopsacas minuta):
TCATTCTGAATACTATGAAACAGTTTGGGATATGAGGTCAGCTGTGATGAATTATCTTAGAGTCAAGATGGATATATTCACGTTTTTCAAAAGACGGGTTATTGTTTAAACTAACTTATGAGCGGCGGTATAAAAGCTCAACGCTTAACAATTGATAGAAGATCGTGATAGCCACGATTACTTAACAGAACTTACCAATTCAATCAAGTAAATATTGTAATATTAAATGCTAGGTTTATACTATGTTTAACTACGCATATTCTTATGACTAAAAATATCGTTTTGTTTAATAATAAAGGTGGCGTAGGTAAAACAACATTTAATTTTCACCTAGGTTATGCGTTAGAGTCACTAAAAAAGAAGATATTATTTGTCGATCTAGATCCCCAATGTAATCTGAGCGCACATATCTGCAGTGATCAAGACATTCAAAAATCATGGAACTCTAATTGTAGTATATATGATGCTGTTAAACCATTAATATCTGGAACAGGAGATATCAAAACAATACATCTATACAAGGTTCCAGATAAAAATATTAAACTTGTTGTTGGAGATATACGATTAAGTGAGTTTGAGGAAGAACTGTCTAAATCTTGGACAGAGACATTATCTGGTCAAGAAAGAGGTTTTAGAATAACATCTGCCATATTTAGACTTTTGAAACAATTATCCAATGCAAATCAGATTGATTATGTGTTTGTCGATATAGGTCCTAATCTTGGGAGTTTGAATAGAGCAGTTTTATTATCATGTGATTACTTTTTTGTTCCACTCATACCAGATATGTTTTCTTTGAGAGGTTTAGACAATATTGGAGTTACTTTTAAAAAATGGATTGAGGATTGGCGAGAAGCTAAAAAAAGATATTTAAATAAAACTTCACTATCTTTTGAATTACAAAACGGTTTACCAGTTTTTGCAGGATATGTAACACAGCAATTTAACACATATAATAGAGAAGAGACTCAAGCATGGAAACATTGGTCAAATGAAATTGCGCCTACTATAAACAATAAACTTATTAATCCATTGAAAGCAATTGACCCAAATTTAGTAATTGATTTGAATAATGGATCTCATAAATTAGGCGATTTTAAAAATTATCATAGTCTAATCGCAACATCCCAGAAACACAGAAAACCAATTTTTGATTTAAAAAATAATAAAGAGATTTTCGGTATGCACACATCCATTGCTAAAAAATGTGGAGAAGATTTTAGCGAATTAGCTCATAAGATAGTCAAATGTATCAGATAATGACACACCATATTATCTAATAAAACTGAAGTTTATTTTACCCAAAACCCTCTCCCATCGTTAGGATCCCAATGAAACCCATACAAACTTAGAATATCATTAATTTCTGTCCAGACCTTCTTCTCTAACCAGCCTTTCTGCAATATGTGGATCCTCTTTCCATCATTAGACTTTATGCATATCCATGTGCTATCTTTATAAACAATTCTAGCATTTTTCGTTAATCCCGCATAGCTTTCGCTAGGTGTGTACTTTCCGTTTCTGAAG
Coding sequences:
- a CDS encoding Cobyrinic acid a,c-diamide synthase, with the protein product MTKNIVLFNNKGGVGKTTFNFHLGYALESLKKKILFVDLDPQCNLSAHICSDQDIQKSWNSNCSIYDAVKPLISGTGDIKTIHLYKVPDKNIKLVVGDIRLSEFEEELSKSWTETLSGQERGFRITSAIFRLLKQLSNANQIDYVFVDIGPNLGSLNRAVLLSCDYFFVPLIPDMFSLRGLDNIGVTFKKWIEDWREAKKRYLNKTSLSFELQNGLPVFAGYVTQQFNTYNREETQAWKHWSNEIAPTINNKLINPLKAIDPNLVIDLNNGSHKLGDFKNYHSLIATSQKHRKPIFDLKNNKEIFGMHTSIAKKCGEDFSELAHKIVKCIR